A genomic stretch from Chryseobacterium sp. SNU WT5 includes:
- a CDS encoding SDR family oxidoreductase: MKILLTGVTGYIGKRLLIQLLDEGHHLVCSVRDKNRFGLHLFKDKLDQIEVIENDFLDKKTLDNIPKDIEAAYYLIHSMSSSEGDFEEKEKISADNFREVLEKTKAKQVIFLTGIINEEKLSKHLQSRKNVEEALQSSMYGLTSLRAGIIVGSGSASFEIIRDLVEKLPVMITPKWLNTKCQPIAIRNVIQFLVGVLGKEFTYNQNYDIAGTNIVTYKQMLLQYAEIRGLKRTIFIVPVMTPRLSSYWLYFVTSTSYFLAVNLVDSMKIDVVAKKNNLAEQLGIHLFSYHEAINLAFDKIKQNDVLSSWFDSFTNQFHSRKVWQYLEVPDEGCFKDIREMKVDDEEKALERIFSIGGKTGWYYADFLWRIRGFLDKLFGGVGLRRGRRNMNHLEAGDSVDFWRVLYANREEKRLLLFAEMKLPGEAWLEFKIKNGVLHQEATFRPLGLSGRLYWYSVLPFHGLIFNGMLTKLAGK, translated from the coding sequence TTGCTCATTCAGTTACTGGATGAAGGTCATCATTTGGTATGTTCGGTAAGAGACAAAAACCGTTTTGGTCTGCATTTATTCAAGGATAAACTCGATCAGATCGAAGTGATTGAAAATGATTTTCTGGACAAGAAAACTTTAGACAATATCCCTAAAGATATTGAAGCCGCGTATTATTTAATTCACTCCATGTCTTCAAGCGAGGGAGATTTTGAGGAAAAAGAAAAAATTTCAGCCGACAACTTTCGAGAAGTTTTAGAAAAAACCAAAGCGAAACAGGTCATTTTTCTAACCGGAATTATCAATGAAGAAAAGCTATCGAAGCATCTTCAGTCCAGAAAGAATGTAGAAGAGGCTTTGCAAAGTTCGATGTACGGATTAACGAGTTTACGAGCCGGAATTATTGTTGGTTCGGGAAGTGCTTCTTTTGAAATCATTCGTGATCTGGTTGAGAAATTACCGGTAATGATCACTCCCAAGTGGTTGAATACGAAATGTCAACCAATCGCTATTAGAAATGTAATTCAGTTTTTAGTAGGCGTTTTGGGCAAAGAATTTACTTATAATCAGAACTATGATATTGCGGGGACCAACATTGTTACGTACAAACAAATGTTGCTGCAATATGCTGAAATCCGTGGACTGAAAAGAACGATTTTCATTGTTCCCGTGATGACTCCTCGACTCTCCTCTTATTGGTTATATTTTGTGACATCTACCAGTTATTTTCTGGCGGTAAACTTGGTTGACAGTATGAAAATTGATGTGGTCGCCAAAAAAAATAATTTAGCAGAACAGTTAGGTATTCATCTATTTTCTTATCATGAAGCAATCAATTTGGCTTTTGATAAAATCAAACAAAATGATGTTTTATCAAGTTGGTTTGATTCTTTTACCAATCAGTTTCACAGCCGTAAAGTTTGGCAATATCTGGAAGTTCCGGACGAAGGTTGTTTTAAAGATATTCGCGAAATGAAAGTTGATGATGAAGAAAAAGCTTTAGAAAGAATTTTCAGCATTGGGGGAAAAACAGGATGGTATTATGCAGATTTCCTCTGGAGAATCCGCGGATTTTTGGACAAACTATTTGGCGGCGTCGGTTTAAGAAGAGGAAGGAGAAACATGAATCATCTTGAAGCCGGAGATTCTGTAGATTTTTGGCGTGTCTTATATGCGAACCGAGAAGAAAAGCGACTTTTACTTTTTGCCGAGATGAAGCTTCCGGGAGAAGCCTGGCTGGAATTTAAAATAAAAAATGGCGTCCTTCATCAGGAAGCCACTTTTCGTCCGCTCGGTTTATCGGGTCGGTTATACTGGTATTCGGTCTTGCCTTTCCACGGTTTGATCTTCAATGGAATGCTGACAAAGCTGGCAGGAAAGTAA
- the ggt gene encoding gamma-glutamyltransferase: protein MKKFFLSLVVISQFAFAQFTDISIVKEIHTKDKGLVVSAHPLASEAGAKVMKMGGNAYDAVIATQYALAVVYPQAGNIAGGGFLVGVKNNGEKFTIDFRETAPEKSSRDMYLDKKGNANTDLSQNGRLAVGVPGSIAGFYATLKHANLPMEKLIQPAIDLAEQGFSITLKEANLLNYHMKSFAEHNKIKTIFQKSTPWKQGDLLIQKDLAETLKLIQKNGAKGFYEGKTAQLIIEEMKRGNGIITLNDLKNYKVVERKPITFNYKGTEIVSMPLPSSGGILLAQMLKMSGYENLEKYQQNSTKAVQIMVEAERRSFADRAEYMGDPDFIKDQTAMLISDEYLKNRWKTFSFDSATPSAEVGKIIPQPKESTETTHISIIDKEGNAVAVTTTLNGLYGSQVVVAGAGFLLNNEMDDFSVKPGVPNMFGAVGGEANAIKPGKRMLSSMTPTIVMKNSKPYIIVGTPGGTTIPTSVYQSIVNIIDFKLSPNMAVNAPKFHHQWLPETVLTEKNFPEATISDLEKKGYIIEKTSQIGRTELIIIDDDGNAVAVADGRGDDSVAAE, encoded by the coding sequence ATGAAAAAATTCTTTCTATCGCTCGTCGTAATTTCGCAATTTGCTTTCGCGCAGTTCACCGATATTTCAATTGTAAAAGAAATCCATACCAAAGACAAAGGTTTGGTGGTCTCTGCACATCCTCTCGCAAGTGAAGCAGGTGCGAAAGTCATGAAAATGGGCGGTAATGCTTATGATGCTGTCATCGCGACGCAATATGCATTAGCAGTGGTTTATCCACAAGCTGGAAATATTGCAGGTGGAGGTTTTTTAGTAGGTGTAAAAAATAACGGAGAAAAATTTACCATTGATTTCCGCGAAACGGCACCTGAAAAATCGAGTCGGGACATGTATCTTGATAAAAAAGGAAATGCTAATACCGATCTTTCTCAAAATGGAAGATTAGCAGTTGGAGTTCCCGGTTCTATTGCCGGTTTTTATGCCACGTTAAAACATGCAAACCTTCCGATGGAAAAACTGATTCAGCCAGCGATCGATTTAGCAGAGCAAGGTTTTTCAATTACCCTTAAAGAAGCCAATTTGCTGAATTATCATATGAAATCGTTTGCAGAACATAATAAAATTAAAACGATTTTCCAGAAATCTACTCCTTGGAAACAGGGAGATCTTTTGATTCAAAAAGATTTAGCAGAAACTTTAAAATTGATTCAGAAAAATGGTGCGAAAGGTTTCTACGAAGGGAAGACTGCTCAACTCATCATTGAAGAAATGAAACGCGGGAATGGAATCATTACTTTAAACGATCTGAAAAATTATAAAGTTGTTGAAAGAAAACCGATCACCTTTAATTATAAAGGAACTGAGATCGTTTCCATGCCTTTGCCTTCCAGCGGCGGAATTCTTCTGGCCCAAATGCTTAAAATGAGTGGCTACGAAAACTTGGAAAAGTACCAACAGAACTCAACAAAAGCTGTTCAAATAATGGTAGAGGCAGAACGTCGCTCTTTTGCTGACCGTGCAGAATATATGGGAGATCCAGATTTTATTAAAGATCAAACGGCAATGCTTATTTCTGATGAATATCTTAAAAATCGATGGAAAACATTTAGTTTTGACAGTGCAACACCAAGTGCGGAAGTCGGTAAAATTATTCCGCAACCAAAAGAATCTACAGAAACTACACATATCTCGATCATTGATAAGGAAGGGAATGCAGTTGCTGTAACGACGACTTTAAATGGATTATACGGAAGTCAGGTAGTGGTAGCCGGTGCAGGATTTTTATTGAATAATGAAATGGACGACTTCTCTGTAAAACCTGGGGTACCAAATATGTTTGGTGCTGTGGGTGGCGAAGCAAATGCGATTAAACCAGGAAAAAGAATGCTTAGTTCAATGACGCCAACGATCGTTATGAAAAACTCTAAACCTTATATCATCGTAGGAACGCCAGGTGGAACGACGATTCCAACCTCCGTTTATCAGTCTATCGTGAATATTATTGATTTTAAACTGAGTCCTAATATGGCCGTAAATGCTCCTAAATTTCATCATCAGTGGTTACCGGAAACTGTTTTGACGGAAAAGAATTTTCCAGAAGCAACAATTTCAGATTTAGAAAAGAAGGGATATATAATTGAAAAGACTTCCCAGATCGGAAGAACTGAATTAATTATCATCGATGACGACGGAAACGCAGTAGCAGTTGCAGATGGGAGAGGAGATGATTCTGTGGCGGCAGAATAA
- a CDS encoding NAD-dependent epimerase/dehydratase family protein, with product MESHTEKILITGALGQIGTELTNRLVEIHGAENVVASGLDRWDKNLTSAGFYERMDVTNTQLVRQVIKDYEITTVYHLASLLSGTSEKQPLFAWKLNIEPLLQFCEMAKEGLLQKIFWPSSIAVFGKGIPKKDVGQDVVLNPTTVYGISKMAGEKWCEYYHDKFGVDVRSIRYPGLISWKTPAGGGTTDYAVEIYYEAVEEGKYTSFISEDTAMPMLYMNDAIKATLQLMAAPQENLTVHTSYNLGGLSFTPKELAEEIKKEIPDFTIDYKPDFRQQIADSWPASIDDSVAKKDWGLSYDYDVTAMTKDMLKNLKVKLARN from the coding sequence ATGGAATCCCACACGGAAAAAATATTGATAACAGGTGCATTAGGACAAATTGGTACTGAACTCACCAACCGCTTAGTCGAAATTCATGGTGCTGAAAATGTAGTGGCTTCAGGGCTTGACCGATGGGACAAAAATCTGACCTCTGCAGGGTTTTATGAAAGAATGGATGTTACCAATACACAGTTGGTACGGCAAGTCATCAAAGACTACGAAATTACGACCGTTTATCACCTGGCGTCTCTACTATCAGGGACATCTGAGAAACAGCCTCTATTTGCATGGAAACTCAATATAGAACCTCTGCTTCAGTTTTGCGAAATGGCGAAGGAAGGTTTGCTTCAGAAAATTTTCTGGCCCAGCTCGATTGCTGTTTTTGGAAAAGGAATTCCTAAAAAAGATGTTGGGCAAGACGTGGTTTTGAATCCAACAACCGTTTACGGCATATCGAAAATGGCCGGTGAGAAATGGTGTGAATATTACCATGATAAATTTGGCGTCGATGTTAGAAGTATTCGATATCCCGGTTTAATCTCCTGGAAAACTCCTGCAGGCGGCGGTACAACCGATTACGCGGTAGAGATCTATTACGAAGCAGTGGAAGAAGGGAAATATACCAGCTTTATTTCTGAAGATACCGCAATGCCCATGTTGTACATGAATGATGCAATTAAAGCGACATTACAACTTATGGCGGCACCCCAAGAAAACCTAACCGTACATACGTCTTACAATTTAGGAGGATTATCATTTACTCCAAAAGAACTGGCAGAAGAAATTAAAAAAGAAATTCCAGATTTCACGATTGATTACAAGCCCGATTTTCGTCAGCAAATTGCCGATTCCTGGCCAGCATCAATTGATGATTCAGTAGCAAAAAAAGACTGGGGACTTTCTTATGATTATGATGTGACGGCGATGACAAAAGATATGTTGAAAAACTTAAAAGTAAAATTAGCCAGGAATTAA